One part of the Treponema sp. OMZ 787 genome encodes these proteins:
- a CDS encoding Rpn family recombination-promoting nuclease/putative transposase, translated as MSTSNRKYKDSVFVDLFSEDEKAKENFLSLYNALHGTNLQLSCPVENIRLDNVMYMNIINDVSCLVDNKIVVIAEHQSTINENMPLRFLEYIARLYEKLQAPTDRYLRKLSKIPTPEFYVFYNGKEDYPETTVLKLSDAFITKPEHVPLELTVQVLNINTDKANKILAACKPLEEYSLFVEEVRKQTQLDPEKGFTNAVKICIEKGILREYLMRKSREVINMLVAEYDYDTDIAVQRSEERRIAFAEGIEQGIERGIEQGFSDGKYQNKLETARILKQLGDPVQKIMQATGLSSEEIEKL; from the coding sequence ATGAGTACTTCAAACAGAAAATACAAAGACTCGGTTTTTGTCGATTTATTCAGCGAAGACGAAAAAGCAAAAGAGAATTTCTTATCGCTTTACAACGCTTTGCATGGGACGAATTTACAGCTTTCGTGTCCTGTAGAAAATATAAGGCTCGATAACGTCATGTATATGAACATAATCAACGATGTTTCCTGCCTTGTAGACAATAAAATCGTCGTTATTGCAGAACATCAGTCCACTATAAACGAAAACATGCCCTTACGCTTTTTAGAATACATAGCGAGGCTCTATGAAAAACTGCAAGCACCGACCGACAGGTATCTAAGAAAACTTTCAAAAATACCCACGCCGGAATTCTACGTTTTCTATAACGGCAAAGAAGACTATCCTGAAACTACGGTTCTAAAACTGTCCGATGCCTTTATTACAAAGCCAGAACACGTTCCGCTGGAGCTGACGGTACAGGTTTTAAACATAAACACGGACAAAGCAAACAAAATCCTAGCAGCCTGTAAACCGTTAGAGGAATACAGCCTCTTTGTAGAAGAGGTAAGAAAGCAAACACAGCTCGACCCTGAAAAAGGCTTTACCAATGCGGTAAAGATATGCATAGAAAAAGGAATATTAAGAGAATATTTAATGAGAAAATCACGGGAGGTAATAAATATGTTAGTAGCCGAATATGATTACGACACAGACATCGCAGTACAGAGATCTGAAGAAAGACGAATAGCATTTGCTGAAGGCATTGAACAAGGCATTGAGCGCGGTATTGAACAAGGTTTTTCCGACGGCAAATACCAAAATAAGCTTGAAACGGCACGTATATTAAAGCAACTAGGTGACCCTGTACAAAAGATAATGCAGGCGACAGGCCTCTCCAGTGAAGAGATTGAAAAACTGTAA
- a CDS encoding DNA-binding domain-containing protein: MLKYCLRENLLTPAPDDYMAQAADVRSYTLDEIIDLMMEKGTTLTRADVAATLQVYGEVCSSLIKDGSAVNTPLMNTSMSISGVFDGANDSFDKKRHTVNLNITAGTLLRDAVTKVKCEKTEGVSTDPYITEVTDIVTGTVNTTLTKGGVVQLVGARLKFDAKDTAQGIFFVPETGNPVRAAVIAENKPARLMAIIPADLAAGTYYIEVRTKILEGNKSGKTLKSGRFNKALTVAA; encoded by the coding sequence ATGTTAAAGTATTGTTTACGAGAAAACTTACTCACCCCTGCGCCCGATGACTACATGGCGCAGGCGGCCGACGTGCGCTCGTACACTCTTGACGAGATTATCGACTTGATGATGGAAAAAGGTACCACGCTTACGAGGGCGGATGTGGCGGCAACGCTGCAAGTCTACGGAGAAGTCTGCTCGAGCCTTATCAAAGACGGCTCGGCCGTTAACACACCGCTTATGAACACCTCGATGAGCATATCGGGCGTATTCGACGGAGCAAATGACAGCTTCGACAAAAAACGGCACACGGTAAACTTGAACATAACCGCCGGCACGCTCCTTCGCGATGCGGTTACCAAAGTCAAGTGCGAAAAAACCGAAGGCGTAAGCACCGACCCCTACATCACCGAAGTTACCGACATCGTAACAGGTACGGTAAACACAACACTGACCAAAGGCGGAGTCGTACAGCTGGTAGGTGCACGGCTTAAGTTTGATGCCAAAGATACGGCACAAGGCATCTTCTTTGTGCCCGAAACGGGAAATCCCGTGCGTGCCGCCGTCATCGCCGAAAACAAACCCGCGCGTCTTATGGCAATAATCCCTGCTGATTTGGCGGCCGGTACCTACTACATCGAAGTACGGACGAAGATACTGGAAGGCAACAAGTCCGGCAAAACGCTTAAAAGCGGAAGGTTCAATAAAGCGTTGACTGTTGCAGCATAA
- a CDS encoding SUMF1/EgtB/PvdO family nonheme iron enzyme, with protein MIKLNLNKSSAASSGRLCALKRAAALIIAAILAMVLTACPQSGGGGGTPPTPPAVGSFEDTGDGFVKITPPAKGILGVDPDYTLPGSQDYWKGVFIKDRKVKLSPYKLGKTEVTYKLWKEVYDEAVKPEHGYVFANEGRKGSDGTGNDEEQPVTNISWRDCIVWCNAYTQIKLGSDEQCVYRESNASGAAVLKDATKKVEGSSTEFICDKAYADMKKKGFRLPTEAEWEYAARWQGSNTENAAQYGDVWLTKLNSASGAKKPIGFSGLALPAGETWETLRDELTRVAVYDEWWNGTDWVDQTPATTKTAAVKSKDPNALGLYDMSGNVWEWCFDWYGSIGAGEVIDPQGAASGADRVRRGGGWSYYAYYCAVGERNGISPGDGFISLGFRLAWCP; from the coding sequence ATGATAAAATTAAATTTGAACAAGAGCTCAGCCGCTTCAAGCGGCAGGCTCTGTGCACTGAAAAGAGCCGCGGCACTCATCATAGCCGCAATATTGGCCATGGTCCTTACAGCCTGCCCGCAGTCAGGCGGGGGAGGCGGCACCCCGCCCACGCCACCCGCTGTAGGCTCTTTTGAAGATACAGGCGACGGCTTTGTAAAAATAACCCCTCCTGCAAAAGGTATTCTAGGCGTTGACCCTGACTACACCTTACCCGGATCTCAAGATTATTGGAAAGGTGTATTTATTAAAGACCGGAAGGTAAAATTAAGCCCCTACAAGCTCGGCAAAACAGAGGTAACGTATAAACTGTGGAAAGAAGTCTACGACGAGGCGGTAAAACCTGAACATGGGTATGTATTTGCCAATGAGGGGCGAAAAGGCAGTGATGGAACCGGAAATGACGAAGAGCAGCCTGTAACGAATATAAGCTGGAGGGACTGCATAGTGTGGTGTAATGCGTATACTCAAATAAAGCTGGGCTCCGATGAGCAATGCGTATACCGCGAAAGCAATGCTTCTGGTGCTGCGGTATTAAAAGACGCAACAAAGAAAGTTGAAGGATCATCGACAGAATTTATTTGCGATAAAGCCTATGCCGATATGAAGAAAAAAGGCTTTAGACTTCCGACCGAAGCTGAGTGGGAATATGCGGCCCGTTGGCAGGGAAGCAATACTGAAAATGCGGCACAATACGGCGATGTGTGGCTTACCAAATTAAACAGTGCAAGCGGAGCAAAAAAGCCCATAGGCTTTTCAGGACTTGCTTTACCCGCAGGAGAAACTTGGGAAACTTTACGGGATGAACTTACAAGAGTTGCCGTGTATGATGAATGGTGGAACGGAACCGATTGGGTAGATCAAACCCCTGCTACAACTAAGACGGCTGCGGTAAAAAGTAAAGATCCGAATGCTCTTGGCTTATATGATATGTCGGGAAATGTTTGGGAATGGTGTTTTGACTGGTATGGCAGCATAGGAGCAGGAGAGGTTATCGATCCTCAAGGGGCCGCGTCGGGTGCTGACCGCGTCAGGCGTGGCGGCGGTTGGAGCTACTACGCGTACTACTGCGCTGTAGGCGAACGGAACGGCATCAGTCCTGGCGACGGGTTCATCAGTCTTGGCTTCCGCCTGGCTTGGTGCCCTTGA
- a CDS encoding long-chain fatty acid--CoA ligase, whose product MANLNKKPWAFLDEWRGKKFKGEWPTLPEMFEITAERYPERNCFTVFEPDRITLSYAESLKVIKDLAYWMTENGVTKGTHVAVSGKNSPEWAVVYLATLFAGAITIPIDYGLHNEEIENLLKTAKPKLFFVDEEKFGFFEEKAKTETYIGSLYSLSKKHPEIYVYNLKPNGTPELAKAEEGDTAAILFTSGTTGNPKGVMISHKNFVSDCYIAQSNLNIYHTDVFYALLPLHHSYTMLAVFIEALSVGAELVFGKTLAVSKMLAELKAGKITMLLGVPLLFNKLLAGIFKGIKAKGAVVFGIIRALMGVSYFFKKVFKVNIGSKLFHGILDKASLGNVRIAICGGGPLAPNVCRAYNEFGIDFVQGYGLTETSPIVALNPKEHFKIASVGQYFISYMEMKILDPDEKGIGEVAVKGPMVMQGYYNMPEETAKVLSPDGWFSTGDLGWLDDEGYLYLCGRAKNLIVTAGGKNVFPEEIENMFQLYYNEIEQITAVAYQAEEGEEVEALVYPSDELYKKLNKIRGTSEDDAAVQKEIDSIIETVNKKLLPYQRITKTTYLAEQLEMTTTKKVKRFKK is encoded by the coding sequence ATGGCAAATCTTAATAAAAAGCCCTGGGCTTTTTTGGATGAGTGGAGAGGTAAAAAATTCAAAGGCGAGTGGCCGACCCTCCCCGAAATGTTTGAAATTACCGCAGAACGGTATCCTGAAAGAAATTGTTTTACGGTATTTGAACCCGATCGTATTACCCTTTCATATGCTGAAAGTTTAAAGGTAATCAAAGACTTGGCTTATTGGATGACCGAAAACGGAGTTACAAAGGGAACCCATGTTGCTGTTTCCGGTAAGAACTCCCCCGAATGGGCTGTTGTATATTTGGCAACCCTTTTTGCAGGAGCTATTACCATCCCGATAGACTACGGTCTTCATAATGAAGAAATAGAAAACCTTTTAAAAACTGCAAAGCCCAAACTTTTCTTTGTAGATGAAGAAAAATTCGGCTTTTTTGAAGAAAAGGCAAAGACCGAGACTTACATAGGCTCCCTTTATTCTTTAAGTAAAAAACATCCTGAGATTTATGTATATAATTTAAAACCTAATGGTACGCCCGAATTGGCCAAGGCTGAAGAAGGCGATACAGCTGCAATCCTTTTTACCTCAGGTACAACGGGAAATCCAAAGGGCGTTATGATCAGTCACAAAAACTTTGTTTCCGACTGCTATATAGCCCAGTCTAATTTAAATATTTATCATACGGATGTATTCTATGCTCTTTTGCCGCTTCATCACTCGTATACGATGCTTGCGGTATTTATCGAAGCTCTTTCGGTTGGTGCAGAATTGGTTTTCGGCAAGACTCTTGCCGTATCAAAGATGCTTGCCGAGCTTAAAGCCGGAAAAATCACGATGCTTTTGGGCGTTCCGCTCTTGTTTAATAAACTGCTTGCAGGTATCTTCAAAGGCATAAAGGCTAAGGGTGCCGTAGTTTTCGGTATTATCAGGGCCTTGATGGGAGTTTCTTACTTCTTTAAAAAGGTATTTAAGGTAAATATCGGCAGCAAGCTATTCCACGGCATTTTGGACAAGGCCAGCTTAGGAAATGTGCGTATCGCTATCTGCGGAGGCGGCCCCCTTGCTCCCAATGTATGCAGGGCTTATAACGAGTTCGGTATCGACTTTGTTCAGGGTTACGGTCTGACAGAGACCTCTCCCATTGTTGCCCTTAACCCAAAGGAACATTTTAAGATAGCCAGTGTCGGTCAGTACTTTATTTCTTATATGGAAATGAAAATCCTCGATCCGGATGAAAAGGGAATAGGCGAGGTTGCCGTAAAGGGGCCGATGGTTATGCAAGGCTACTACAATATGCCTGAAGAAACAGCTAAGGTGCTTTCGCCGGACGGCTGGTTTAGTACAGGAGACCTCGGCTGGCTCGATGATGAAGGTTACCTATACCTTTGCGGAAGGGCTAAAAACCTCATAGTTACTGCCGGAGGAAAAAACGTCTTCCCCGAAGAAATCGAAAATATGTTCCAGCTTTACTATAACGAGATTGAGCAGATTACTGCAGTAGCTTATCAGGCTGAGGAAGGCGAGGAAGTTGAAGCCCTTGTTTATCCCTCTGATGAACTTTATAAAAAGTTAAACAAGATCCGCGGCACAAGCGAAGACGATGCAGCTGTTCAAAAGGAAATCGATTCTATCATCGAGACCGTAAATAAGAAGCTTTTACCCTATCAGCGCATTACAAAGACAACCTATCTTGCTGAGCAGCTTGAAATGACCACTACTAAAAAGGTAAAGCGGTTTAAGAAGTAG
- the eno gene encoding phosphopyruvate hydratase: MSDIIYIEGREILDSRGNPTVEVEVQLSDFSYGRACVPSGASTGEYEALEMRDGDKSRYMGKGVLKAVDQVNTVIAEELDGADALDQAEIDNMLLNLDGTENKSKLGANAMLGVSMAVARAAADSLGLTLYRYLGGVHAMQMPVPMANIINGGRHSDNKIDFQEYMIMPVGAPSIREGIRMTAEVFHALKDILKKDGHVTAVGDEGGFAPNIENVQALDYIMKAIEKAGYKPGKDIVIALDCASSELFDAGDRKGYKFWKSEPSKILNAEQMIDLFKDWISKYPIVSIEDPLDQNDWEGYAKMTKELGNQIQIVGDDFFVTNTKRLARGIEEGACNSILIKLNQIGTVTETIDAVRMAQKAGYTAVISHRSGETEDAFIADLAVALETGQIKTGSMSRSDRIAKYNQLMRIEDELGYNARYAGMATFANLIKK; this comes from the coding sequence ATGTCTGATATTATTTATATTGAAGGCCGCGAAATTTTGGATTCGCGGGGAAATCCTACTGTAGAAGTTGAGGTTCAGTTAAGCGATTTTAGCTACGGACGAGCCTGTGTTCCTTCAGGAGCTTCTACCGGAGAATATGAGGCTTTGGAAATGAGGGACGGCGATAAGAGCCGCTACATGGGAAAGGGTGTTTTGAAAGCTGTTGACCAAGTTAATACGGTTATTGCCGAGGAGCTTGACGGGGCTGATGCCTTGGATCAGGCCGAGATAGACAATATGCTTCTCAATCTTGACGGCACCGAAAATAAATCCAAGCTCGGCGCAAATGCTATGCTCGGTGTTTCGATGGCCGTAGCCCGCGCCGCTGCCGACAGCTTAGGCTTGACGCTTTACCGTTATCTGGGAGGCGTTCATGCAATGCAGATGCCTGTTCCTATGGCAAATATCATAAACGGAGGACGCCACTCCGACAACAAGATAGATTTTCAGGAGTATATGATTATGCCTGTGGGAGCTCCATCAATCCGTGAAGGCATAAGGATGACGGCTGAGGTTTTCCATGCTTTAAAAGATATTCTAAAAAAAGACGGGCATGTTACGGCTGTAGGCGATGAGGGCGGTTTTGCTCCCAACATCGAAAATGTTCAAGCTCTGGACTACATAATGAAGGCTATCGAAAAGGCAGGCTACAAGCCCGGCAAGGATATAGTAATTGCCTTGGACTGTGCTTCTTCGGAACTCTTTGATGCAGGCGACAGAAAGGGCTACAAGTTCTGGAAGTCGGAACCTTCCAAAATTTTAAATGCAGAGCAAATGATCGATTTGTTTAAGGATTGGATAAGTAAGTATCCGATTGTTTCTATTGAAGACCCGCTCGATCAAAACGATTGGGAAGGCTATGCGAAGATGACAAAGGAATTGGGAAACCAGATTCAGATTGTAGGCGACGACTTTTTTGTAACAAACACAAAGAGGCTTGCCCGCGGTATTGAAGAAGGAGCTTGCAATTCTATTTTGATAAAGCTCAACCAAATCGGAACGGTTACCGAAACAATCGATGCCGTAAGAATGGCTCAAAAGGCCGGCTACACTGCCGTAATTTCGCACCGCTCAGGCGAGACCGAGGATGCCTTTATTGCCGACCTGGCCGTTGCCCTCGAGACCGGACAAATTAAAACCGGGTCAATGAGCCGAAGCGACCGCATAGCAAAATACAATCAGCTAATGAGGATCGAAGATGAGCTGGGCTATAACGCCCGCTATGCAGGCATGGCAACATTTGCAAACCTGATAAAAAAATAA
- the fusA gene encoding elongation factor G codes for MGFTTDKIRTIAVAGHGQSGKTSLVEHLLYVSGLIDKAESVDSGKTVTDYSQEEIDRKISIYSTLVNLQKDDKLINIWDTPGASDFIGEVIAAFRSSESALIVLDGRSGVQIETIKYWRDLDRRNKPRLVFANKMDEGRADFDNCIADVKKQFQVDVFPVSFPMGTGDDFKGVVDVLHGKAYKIEGGKEVETEIPAEYQDKYKEALEVLAGAAAEGDEELLVKFIDEGELSPEEISRGLTLAMADNRIVPLFAGSALNNSGLTSLLRFISEILPSPEGALERGVTKEGEEISIKLDPSAPLSAIVVKTSNDQFSGRLSYVKVITGTLSADSEVFNLREEKKERVGKIYKILGKKLTEVKEIAAGDVGVLVKLASTKTNDTLAASADAVPFVRLRTPEPIYSLAVSAIDKKNDDKVSEQLFRACEEDMTLSFAFNAETKQNVLSGMGDLHTSIVLDKVKKQSKVEIQTSIPRIAYRETIQRKSQAEYTHKKQSGGHGQFGRVVLAIEPLPRGEKYKFTNAVFGGAISKGYIPGVEKGVIEAMEKGVSAGYPVVDVAVTVLDGKEHPVDSSEMAFKIAARNAFKDAMRNAGPILLEPIMNLTVFVENSYLGDIMSDLSSRRGRILGQSSPASGIEEIRAQVPHKELLRYAIDLRSMTSGTGSFEMSFDHYDPISGKIADEIIAEAKAFMEEQEE; via the coding sequence ATGGGATTTACAACGGATAAAATCAGAACCATCGCCGTTGCCGGACACGGTCAATCGGGCAAAACCAGTCTTGTGGAACACTTGCTCTATGTTTCGGGCCTTATCGATAAGGCAGAATCGGTAGACTCGGGAAAAACCGTGACGGACTACAGTCAGGAAGAAATCGATCGAAAAATATCTATTTACTCAACCTTAGTTAACTTACAAAAAGACGATAAGCTCATAAACATTTGGGATACTCCCGGAGCTTCTGATTTTATCGGTGAAGTAATCGCAGCCTTCCGCTCATCCGAATCAGCCCTCATAGTTTTAGACGGAAGATCGGGCGTACAAATCGAAACAATTAAATACTGGCGCGACCTCGACAGAAGAAACAAGCCCCGCTTGGTTTTTGCAAATAAGATGGATGAAGGCAGGGCCGACTTCGATAACTGTATAGCCGACGTTAAAAAGCAGTTTCAGGTAGATGTCTTCCCTGTAAGCTTCCCCATGGGCACAGGAGACGATTTTAAGGGCGTTGTAGACGTGCTTCACGGAAAGGCCTATAAAATAGAAGGCGGAAAAGAAGTAGAAACCGAAATTCCTGCCGAATATCAAGATAAGTACAAGGAAGCCTTGGAGGTTTTAGCCGGAGCTGCAGCCGAAGGTGATGAGGAACTACTCGTAAAATTTATAGATGAAGGAGAGCTTTCTCCTGAAGAAATCAGCCGAGGTCTTACCCTTGCTATGGCAGATAATAGGATTGTTCCTCTTTTTGCAGGTTCAGCCCTCAATAATTCGGGTCTTACATCTCTTTTACGCTTTATAAGCGAAATTCTTCCCTCACCGGAAGGTGCCCTCGAAAGAGGAGTTACAAAAGAAGGAGAAGAAATCTCAATCAAACTTGATCCTTCTGCCCCTCTTTCGGCAATCGTAGTAAAAACATCCAACGACCAGTTCTCAGGCAGACTTTCCTATGTAAAGGTTATTACGGGAACCCTCTCAGCCGACTCCGAGGTCTTTAACCTTAGAGAAGAAAAAAAGGAAAGGGTCGGTAAGATTTATAAGATCTTGGGTAAAAAGCTTACAGAAGTAAAAGAAATTGCCGCAGGAGATGTAGGCGTTTTGGTAAAGCTTGCAAGCACAAAGACAAACGATACCTTGGCTGCCTCTGCCGATGCAGTACCCTTTGTGCGGCTTAGAACACCCGAGCCCATCTACTCTTTGGCCGTTTCGGCAATAGATAAAAAGAATGACGATAAGGTCAGCGAGCAGCTCTTTAGAGCTTGCGAAGAAGATATGACCCTTTCATTCGCATTCAATGCCGAAACAAAGCAAAATGTCCTTTCAGGCATGGGCGACTTACATACAAGTATAGTTTTGGATAAGGTAAAAAAACAGTCCAAGGTCGAAATCCAAACCTCAATCCCCCGCATTGCCTATCGGGAAACGATTCAGCGCAAATCTCAAGCAGAATACACGCATAAAAAGCAGTCAGGCGGTCACGGACAATTCGGAAGGGTTGTTTTGGCTATCGAACCTCTCCCTAGAGGAGAAAAATACAAGTTTACGAATGCCGTCTTCGGAGGAGCCATCTCCAAGGGCTACATACCCGGTGTCGAAAAAGGCGTTATTGAGGCTATGGAAAAGGGAGTTTCGGCAGGCTACCCTGTAGTGGATGTTGCCGTAACCGTTCTTGACGGTAAAGAGCACCCCGTAGACTCATCCGAAATGGCTTTTAAAATTGCGGCTAGAAACGCCTTTAAGGATGCAATGCGCAATGCAGGCCCCATCCTCCTTGAACCCATTATGAACCTGACCGTATTTGTCGAAAACTCATACCTCGGAGACATAATGAGCGACCTTTCTTCCCGCCGAGGAAGAATCCTAGGCCAGTCCTCGCCTGCAAGCGGCATTGAAGAAATCAGGGCACAGGTTCCACATAAAGAACTTTTGCGCTATGCAATAGACCTCCGCTCAATGACAAGCGGTACCGGCTCCTTTGAAATGTCCTTCGACCACTATGACCCGATATCGGGCAAGATTGCCGATGAAATAATAGCCGAAGCCAAGGCCTTTATGGAAGAACAAGAAGAATAG
- a CDS encoding MORN repeat-containing protein, whose amino-acid sequence MKKNTIVIILFIVNIVLFAVEVLLPDGSTYHGSLKDGMFSGKAVQIWPNGDKYEGEYQNGLFHGYGEMTTNSYTYKGNYFNGLQIGKAFILYSDGSSYEGEVNAGIYEGNGVLKTSTGNIFEGIFKNGFLNGKGKIKYNDGAVRSGNFVNTKLEGHGVYKFSNGDSYIGNFVNGKFDGFGTLTKQNGKIYQGKFSNGELPYKYIWKNKMSSVLLDVTTILLLISFILNVVFIIKIKKKSKQLI is encoded by the coding sequence ATGAAAAAAAATACTATAGTGATTATATTGTTTATTGTAAATATAGTTTTATTTGCTGTTGAAGTGTTACTTCCTGATGGTTCAACTTATCATGGTAGTTTAAAAGATGGAATGTTTTCAGGCAAGGCGGTTCAGATATGGCCAAATGGCGATAAGTATGAAGGAGAATATCAAAATGGATTGTTTCATGGCTATGGCGAAATGACAACAAATTCATATACTTACAAAGGCAATTACTTTAATGGATTGCAAATAGGTAAAGCTTTTATTTTGTACAGTGATGGATCTTCATATGAAGGGGAAGTCAATGCCGGTATATATGAAGGAAACGGCGTATTAAAAACATCAACAGGAAATATTTTTGAAGGTATCTTTAAAAACGGTTTTTTAAATGGAAAAGGTAAAATCAAATATAATGACGGGGCTGTACGTTCAGGTAATTTTGTAAATACAAAACTTGAAGGCCACGGTGTTTATAAATTTTCAAATGGTGATAGTTATATTGGTAATTTTGTGAACGGTAAATTTGACGGCTTTGGAACTTTGACAAAACAAAACGGTAAAATATATCAGGGAAAATTTTCAAATGGAGAATTACCTTATAAATATATTTGGAAAAATAAAATGTCTTCCGTGTTATTGGATGTGACAACAATTTTGCTTTTGATTTCATTTATTTTAAATGTTGTTTTTATAATTAAGATTAAAAAGAAAAGCAAACAATTAATTTAA
- a CDS encoding formylglycine-generating enzyme family protein, which translates to MTKFTNNKPKAFAKAHAFLGAAFVLLIALIFTGCPNSAGGSGGGGTPPAPSADKTYTVGGVSFTMKKIAAVTNGTVGHTDNTGNNAPHTVSLTAYRIGETEVTQELWQAVMGTNPSFFDNTGNKTVGSNTYDTNITSGEVQEKRPVEYVNWYQCIAFCNKLSKLCNLDPCYTVTGVNFDTLNFSAIPTSDNSDWNNAVLDMSKNGFRLPTEAEWEWAAKGGKDYKWAGTNEKAQLVNYAWYNENSGNKTHQVKMKQPNAYGLYDMSGNVWEWCWDWYSSTTPTGGQDPAGGASGPDRVLRGGCWYYYADYCTVGGRYGSSPVIRDINLGFRLVCLP; encoded by the coding sequence ATGACAAAGTTTACAAACAACAAGCCCAAGGCATTTGCCAAGGCACATGCCTTTTTGGGAGCGGCTTTTGTGCTGCTCATCGCACTTATCTTTACCGGCTGTCCCAACAGCGCGGGCGGTTCGGGCGGAGGCGGAACACCGCCCGCACCGTCTGCCGACAAAACCTACACGGTAGGCGGGGTAAGCTTTACGATGAAGAAGATAGCCGCCGTAACGAACGGAACCGTAGGGCACACCGATAACACCGGCAACAATGCACCGCACACGGTAAGCCTGACTGCCTACCGGATAGGAGAGACCGAAGTAACGCAGGAGCTGTGGCAGGCGGTGATGGGCACTAATCCGAGTTTTTTTGATAATACGGGAAATAAAACGGTTGGTAGTAACACCTATGATACAAATATTACAAGCGGTGAAGTGCAGGAAAAGCGGCCGGTAGAGTATGTAAATTGGTATCAGTGTATAGCATTTTGCAATAAGCTGAGTAAGTTGTGCAATCTTGATCCGTGTTACACGGTTACCGGCGTAAACTTCGATACATTGAATTTTAGTGCTATCCCTACATCGGATAACAGTGATTGGAATAACGCCGTATTGGACATGAGTAAAAACGGCTTCCGCTTACCGACGGAGGCGGAATGGGAATGGGCTGCCAAGGGCGGAAAAGACTATAAATGGGCGGGAACGAATGAGAAAGCACAGCTCGTAAACTATGCGTGGTATAATGAAAACAGCGGTAACAAGACACACCAAGTGAAAATGAAGCAGCCGAACGCTTACGGCTTATACGACATGAGCGGGAACGTATGGGAATGGTGCTGGGATTGGTACAGCAGCACAACACCTACGGGCGGTCAAGATCCGGCGGGTGGTGCGTCGGGTCCTGACCGTGTTCTTCGCGGCGGCTGCTGGTACTACTACGCGGACTACTGCACTGTAGGCGGACGGTACGGCAGCAGTCCTGTCATCAGGGACATCAATCTTGGCTTCCGGCTGGTTTGTCTGCCCTAA